One region of Psychrobacter sp. DAB_AL43B genomic DNA includes:
- a CDS encoding AMP-binding protein yields MKKVWIENYPKGVVADVSATNQSLLELFESSFAKFSQDELITNMGVTYSYAQVDEVSKTVAAWIQSLDLNKGSVIAIMMPNVNQYLPIVIGAMRAGMVITLVNPLYTARELRHQLNDSDCKAIFILTPFCATLEKIVGETGIKTIVCSDIGDMLGAVKGKIVDLAAKYVKKAVPAHTLKSNSQYKVHPYKSILRKGKGMRYTRPEISAKDIALLTYTGGTTGMAKGIIVSHHNVEIATSQYEAWFQPIYDGVTSKEQINTIVALPLYHIFAFVISMVGIRVGQHLTLITNPRDIDGFIKTLKSRPFHLLPAVNTLFQALMAHPHFKTIDFSAFKIAVAGGMAATPETARKWLEATGHPILEGWGMSETIGVGTANPFTNKEFNGSIGVPLPGVDINIRDEAENVLPLGDVGELCIKGDNVISSYHNIDNVGFFTADGYLKTGDIGTMDDKGYVKIFDRKKDMIIVSGFNVYPNEVENVIETHPKVAECSVVGVDSESQGQSVKAYVVKSDPSVTEQEIKAFCKESLAGYKCPRDIEFITELPKSTVGKILRHELRKKANEAA; encoded by the coding sequence ATGAAAAAGGTTTGGATAGAGAACTATCCCAAAGGCGTGGTAGCTGATGTTTCAGCGACCAACCAATCCCTATTAGAGCTGTTTGAGAGCTCTTTTGCAAAATTTTCTCAAGATGAGCTGATCACCAATATGGGCGTGACTTATAGCTACGCTCAAGTTGACGAGGTTTCTAAAACGGTTGCCGCTTGGATACAAAGCCTAGACCTCAACAAAGGATCAGTGATTGCTATTATGATGCCTAATGTCAATCAGTATCTGCCTATTGTTATTGGTGCCATGAGAGCAGGGATGGTCATTACCTTGGTCAACCCTCTATACACCGCACGAGAGCTTAGGCACCAACTTAATGACTCTGATTGTAAAGCCATATTTATTTTGACGCCTTTTTGTGCAACGCTTGAAAAAATAGTTGGTGAAACCGGTATAAAAACCATTGTTTGTAGCGATATCGGCGATATGTTAGGGGCTGTCAAAGGTAAAATCGTCGATTTAGCGGCCAAATATGTCAAAAAAGCGGTTCCAGCTCACACGCTCAAATCCAATAGCCAGTATAAAGTCCACCCCTATAAATCTATTTTAAGAAAGGGTAAGGGTATGCGCTATACCCGACCTGAGATTAGTGCTAAAGACATAGCGCTGCTGACTTATACCGGTGGTACGACTGGCATGGCTAAAGGGATCATCGTCAGCCATCACAATGTAGAAATCGCAACCTCACAGTATGAGGCTTGGTTTCAACCTATTTATGATGGAGTGACTAGCAAAGAGCAAATAAACACTATCGTTGCATTGCCTCTGTATCATATCTTTGCTTTTGTAATCTCTATGGTAGGTATCAGAGTGGGTCAGCACCTAACGCTGATTACCAATCCGCGTGATATAGATGGTTTTATCAAAACACTCAAATCGCGTCCATTCCATCTATTGCCAGCAGTAAATACGCTATTTCAAGCATTAATGGCGCATCCTCATTTTAAAACGATTGATTTTTCAGCGTTTAAAATCGCGGTTGCTGGTGGTATGGCAGCAACGCCAGAAACCGCTAGAAAATGGCTTGAAGCAACGGGTCATCCTATCTTGGAAGGTTGGGGCATGTCAGAGACCATCGGTGTGGGTACTGCTAATCCTTTTACCAATAAAGAATTTAACGGTAGCATCGGCGTGCCATTACCAGGTGTAGATATCAACATCCGTGATGAAGCTGAAAACGTTTTACCGTTAGGGGATGTTGGGGAGCTCTGTATCAAAGGCGATAATGTGATCTCTAGTTATCACAATATAGACAATGTGGGATTTTTCACCGCTGATGGTTACCTAAAGACAGGTGATATCGGCACTATGGATGACAAAGGCTACGTAAAAATATTCGATCGAAAAAAAGATATGATTATTGTGAGTGGTTTTAATGTTTATCCCAATGAAGTCGAAAATGTTATTGAGACGCACCCCAAAGTTGCTGAATGTTCGGTGGTTGGCGTTGATAGTGAATCACAAGGTCAATCGGTCAAAGCCTACGTAGTAAAGTCAGATCCCAGTGTCACTGAGCAAGAAATTAAAGCGTTTTGCAAAGAAAGCTTGGCAGGCTATAAATGTCCTCGTGACATTGAGTTTATCACCGAGTTGCCCAAGTCAACGGTTGGTAAAATACTGCGTCATGAACTGCGAAAAAAAGCCAATGAGGCGGCTTAA
- a CDS encoding 3-hydroxyacyl-CoA dehydrogenase NAD-binding domain-containing protein, which yields MNTNSVNAINALNHFSAESDNGIITVIIDQADRKMNVIGDGFTDSFAKMTDSFINDASAKGLILTSGKETFVVGADIDQLASIQTAEQAFDLVEDLKASMRKLELSGKPVVAAMTGTALGGGLELALACHYRIAIDSPKTKLGLPEVKLGLLPGGGGTQRLPRLVGIQAALELMTQGKELRPAAAKDMGLIDAVATDKVDMLKQAKDWIIANPTAQQPWDKKGFQIPGGDSKNPKIVPIFSIAPAMANQKSHGNYPAITHIMSCVFEGCMVDIDTGLEIESRYFVGCVLSAESKNMINTLWIQLNSIKKGQSRPDGFERYKTKKVGILGAGMMGAGIAYVSAKAGIEVVLLDTAIEGAEKGKNYSTKLLDKAISRGRSTEEKKQALLDKIKTTVSYDDLEGCDLIIEAVFEDVDIKAECTRKSEAVIPETAVYASNTSTLPITELAKASIRPNQFIGLHFFSPVDKMPLVEIIVGEDTDEATLAKSFDYVGQISKTPIVVNDSRGFYTSRVFGTYVSEGIAMLSEGIHPRSIEVAGMKSGMPMPPLALQDEVSLSLSLHVMQQAKRALEAEGETFTPHPAMPVVEKMVNEFGREGKKVAKGFYDYPENAEKRLWPELTELYPTKDEQPSQQDLVDRLLYVQANETAKCFEENVVRTVADANIGSIFGWGFAPNQGGTLQFINSVGVKKFVERSRELASKYGERFEPAQILVKMAEKGEEFVDG from the coding sequence ATGAACACAAATAGCGTAAATGCCATCAATGCATTGAACCACTTTTCTGCCGAATCTGATAATGGCATCATCACGGTTATTATCGATCAAGCAGACCGTAAAATGAATGTCATCGGTGATGGCTTTACAGACTCCTTTGCTAAGATGACCGATAGCTTTATCAACGATGCGTCTGCCAAAGGTTTGATTTTAACCTCTGGTAAAGAAACCTTTGTCGTCGGTGCCGATATTGACCAATTGGCTAGTATCCAAACTGCTGAGCAAGCGTTTGACTTGGTTGAGGATCTAAAAGCCAGTATGCGTAAACTGGAGTTATCTGGTAAGCCAGTCGTCGCTGCTATGACTGGCACTGCGCTCGGTGGTGGTTTAGAGTTGGCCTTGGCCTGTCATTATCGTATAGCGATTGATTCTCCTAAAACCAAACTGGGTCTACCTGAAGTTAAGTTGGGTCTGCTACCGGGCGGTGGGGGTACTCAGCGTTTACCGCGCTTGGTTGGTATTCAAGCGGCATTAGAGCTTATGACTCAAGGTAAAGAGCTGCGTCCAGCTGCTGCTAAAGATATGGGTCTGATTGATGCCGTTGCCACTGATAAAGTAGATATGCTAAAGCAGGCCAAAGACTGGATCATAGCCAATCCTACTGCGCAGCAACCGTGGGATAAGAAAGGCTTTCAAATCCCAGGTGGTGATAGCAAAAACCCTAAAATAGTACCGATATTCTCTATTGCACCCGCGATGGCCAACCAAAAGTCGCATGGCAACTATCCTGCGATCACCCACATTATGTCTTGTGTATTTGAAGGATGCATGGTCGATATTGATACCGGTCTTGAGATCGAGTCACGCTACTTTGTCGGCTGTGTGCTCTCAGCTGAATCTAAAAATATGATCAACACCCTTTGGATACAGCTTAATAGCATCAAAAAAGGCCAATCACGACCTGATGGTTTTGAGCGCTATAAAACTAAAAAAGTCGGTATTCTCGGTGCTGGCATGATGGGGGCAGGTATCGCTTATGTCTCAGCCAAAGCGGGCATAGAAGTGGTTCTTTTAGATACGGCTATCGAAGGCGCTGAAAAAGGCAAAAATTATTCTACTAAGTTGTTAGACAAGGCTATCAGCCGTGGTCGCTCTACTGAAGAGAAAAAGCAAGCGTTATTAGATAAAATCAAAACGACGGTGTCTTATGATGATCTAGAAGGCTGTGATTTAATTATCGAAGCAGTCTTCGAAGATGTAGACATCAAAGCAGAATGTACTCGTAAGTCTGAAGCGGTTATACCAGAAACTGCTGTTTATGCATCAAATACATCGACGCTGCCTATTACCGAGCTTGCGAAAGCCAGCATACGTCCAAACCAGTTCATCGGTCTGCATTTCTTCTCGCCAGTTGATAAGATGCCGTTGGTTGAGATTATCGTTGGTGAAGATACTGATGAGGCAACCTTAGCCAAAAGCTTTGACTATGTCGGTCAGATATCTAAAACGCCAATCGTCGTCAACGATAGCCGCGGTTTTTACACCTCTCGTGTATTTGGTACTTATGTCTCAGAAGGTATTGCGATGCTAAGTGAAGGGATACATCCACGCAGCATCGAAGTGGCTGGTATGAAATCTGGCATGCCCATGCCGCCACTGGCGTTACAAGATGAAGTATCGCTCAGCCTGTCATTACATGTTATGCAACAAGCTAAGCGAGCACTAGAAGCTGAAGGTGAAACGTTCACACCACATCCTGCAATGCCAGTGGTTGAAAAAATGGTCAATGAATTTGGCCGTGAAGGTAAGAAAGTCGCTAAAGGCTTCTATGATTACCCTGAAAATGCTGAAAAACGTTTATGGCCTGAGCTTACTGAACTGTATCCAACTAAAGATGAGCAACCGTCGCAGCAAGACTTAGTAGACCGTTTGTTATACGTTCAAGCGAATGAGACCGCGAAATGCTTCGAGGAGAATGTCGTACGTACAGTAGCGGATGCCAACATCGGCTCTATCTTCGGCTGGGGTTTTGCACCTAACCAAGGTGGTACGTTGCAGTTTATCAACTCAGTAGGCGTTAAAAAGTTTGTAGAGCGTAGCCGCGAGCTTGCTAGCAAGTACGGCGAGCGTTTTGAACCAGCTCAGATTCTTGTGAAAATGGCCGAAAAGGGCGAGGAGTTTGTCGATGGCTAA
- a CDS encoding outer membrane protein transport protein: MQRTFLLSQLTCALAALSLTSIAGAAGLDRSGQPSEDFSSSGTIAYMSAYHISPDISGVESNGDKIGDLGEEYEGYGYGVKTDINDKFSVGVFYDQPFGAAVLFEGDNSLTNINAVDDDRKRTSANVKSDNFTGLLGVNLGANNNFKIYGGPVLQKIEANVKINSKNSQLASVNGYDLNIAKNDAYGYMIGAAYVKPEIGLKAAITYRSEIEHDANYAESMPFINGVNTQLPPALQLDATQTRESELTTPKSVNIDFQTGLNKTTLLTAKARWVPWSDFKITPPLLNENGIALNALQSKTVDQVNLLQYSDDSYMLEVGLGKRLTPKLAVSGSVGWDSGAGNPVSPLGPTEGYYSVGLGAKYNLTPEWAVSAGAKYLMLGDAEGLLAASGTQIGKFEDNDAYLFGMKLSYASK; this comes from the coding sequence ATGCAAAGAACTTTCTTACTATCGCAGCTTACTTGTGCGCTTGCCGCCCTGTCCCTAACTTCTATAGCAGGAGCCGCCGGATTAGATCGTTCCGGCCAGCCAAGTGAAGACTTCAGCTCAAGCGGTACGATAGCTTATATGAGTGCCTATCACATTAGCCCTGATATTTCAGGCGTAGAGTCAAACGGTGACAAAATCGGAGACCTTGGAGAGGAGTATGAGGGCTACGGTTACGGTGTCAAGACCGACATCAATGACAAATTTAGTGTTGGTGTATTTTACGATCAGCCCTTTGGTGCTGCAGTTCTTTTCGAAGGTGACAATTCACTAACTAACATTAATGCTGTTGACGATGATCGTAAGCGAACTTCAGCTAATGTCAAATCAGATAATTTCACAGGGCTGTTAGGTGTTAATTTAGGAGCCAACAATAACTTCAAAATTTATGGTGGCCCTGTGCTGCAGAAGATTGAAGCTAACGTAAAAATTAATAGTAAAAACTCTCAACTTGCTTCTGTAAACGGTTATGACCTTAATATCGCTAAAAACGATGCCTATGGTTATATGATCGGTGCTGCTTATGTCAAGCCAGAAATTGGTCTAAAAGCTGCTATCACCTATCGTTCAGAGATTGAGCATGATGCGAATTATGCAGAGTCTATGCCATTTATTAACGGTGTTAATACTCAATTACCGCCTGCACTCCAATTAGATGCTACACAAACGAGAGAAAGCGAGCTAACGACTCCTAAATCAGTCAATATCGACTTTCAAACAGGCCTGAATAAAACCACGCTATTAACCGCAAAAGCACGCTGGGTTCCTTGGAGTGACTTTAAGATTACGCCACCATTGTTAAATGAAAATGGCATTGCCTTAAACGCATTACAAAGTAAGACCGTAGATCAAGTAAATCTTTTACAGTATAGCGATGACTCTTATATGCTTGAAGTGGGATTGGGTAAACGTCTTACGCCAAAACTAGCCGTGTCAGGTTCAGTCGGTTGGGACAGTGGTGCTGGTAATCCAGTATCGCCATTAGGACCTACCGAAGGATATTATAGTGTCGGTCTTGGCGCTAAATACAATTTAACGCCTGAGTGGGCAGTATCTGCCGGTGCTAAATATTTGATGCTAGGTGATGCCGAGGGTCTTTTGGCTGCTAGTGGCACGCAAATTGGTAAGTTTGAAGACAATGATGCCTATTTATTTGGTATGAAACTGTCTTACGCATCTAAGTGA
- a CDS encoding NAD-dependent malic enzyme translates to MTNKRPLYIPFAGPALLETPLLNKGSAFSSEERDSFNLTGLLPHNIETIEEQSLRAYHQLRSFTSDMDKHIYLRNIQDTNETLFHHLIEQHIEEVMPLIYTPTVGQACEKFSQIYRRKRGLFISYPERHKIDDMLQNATKQKVKVIVVTDGERILGLGDQGIGGMGIPIGKLALYTACGGISPAYCLPILLDVGTNNQQLLDDPMYMGWRNPRISGDEYNEFVDLFIQAVKRRWPEVLLQFEDFAQENATPLLNKYRDQLCCFNDDIQGTAAVSVGTLIAACLNKGQKLSQQNIAFLGAGSAGCGIAEHIIRQMQREGLTEEQARSQVFMVDRYGLLTDDMTELQEFQAPLVQKKSAIEHWDKSQKLGLAQVVKQAGITVLFGVSGQKGLFTQEVIEALCVNTENPIVLPLSNPTSRVEATPQEVTNWSRGKAIIATGSPFPNTTFEGQSFEISQCNNSYIFPGIGLGVLAAHATGISDNMLMAASQALADISMEYEKVPGAILPPIKFIREISEKIAYAVALQAIEDRLALPVTAENLERRLKANFWLPTYRNYRRTSF, encoded by the coding sequence ATGACAAACAAACGTCCGTTATATATTCCTTTTGCTGGACCAGCACTATTAGAAACCCCTTTACTAAATAAGGGTAGCGCTTTTTCATCAGAAGAACGCGATAGCTTTAATTTAACCGGTTTATTACCTCATAATATTGAGACGATTGAAGAGCAATCATTACGTGCTTATCATCAACTTCGCTCATTTACGAGTGATATGGATAAGCATATTTACTTGCGTAATATACAAGATACGAATGAGACATTATTTCATCATTTGATTGAGCAGCATATTGAGGAAGTGATGCCGCTCATATATACCCCAACGGTTGGTCAAGCTTGTGAAAAATTCTCTCAAATTTATCGTCGTAAACGTGGTTTGTTCATCTCTTATCCTGAGCGTCATAAAATCGATGACATGCTGCAAAACGCCACCAAACAAAAAGTAAAAGTGATTGTTGTCACCGATGGCGAACGTATTTTAGGCTTAGGTGATCAGGGTATTGGCGGCATGGGAATTCCAATCGGTAAATTGGCTTTATATACCGCTTGTGGTGGTATTAGTCCCGCTTATTGCCTACCAATATTACTAGATGTCGGTACCAATAACCAACAATTGCTTGATGATCCTATGTATATGGGTTGGAGAAATCCAAGAATTTCTGGCGATGAATATAATGAATTTGTAGACTTATTTATTCAAGCCGTTAAGCGTCGTTGGCCAGAGGTATTATTACAATTTGAAGATTTTGCACAGGAAAATGCGACCCCATTATTGAATAAATATCGTGATCAGCTATGTTGCTTTAATGATGATATTCAAGGAACCGCTGCTGTTTCAGTCGGTACATTGATAGCAGCGTGTTTAAATAAAGGTCAAAAGCTTAGTCAACAAAACATTGCCTTTTTAGGTGCAGGTTCAGCTGGTTGCGGTATCGCCGAGCATATTATTCGCCAAATGCAGCGTGAAGGGTTAACGGAAGAGCAGGCTCGCAGTCAGGTATTTATGGTTGACCGTTATGGTTTACTAACTGATGACATGACAGAGCTGCAAGAATTCCAAGCACCGTTAGTGCAAAAAAAATCAGCTATTGAACACTGGGATAAGAGTCAGAAACTCGGTTTAGCGCAAGTGGTTAAACAAGCAGGAATCACGGTATTGTTCGGCGTAAGTGGGCAAAAAGGCCTCTTTACCCAAGAGGTTATCGAAGCGTTATGTGTTAATACTGAAAATCCAATTGTATTACCGCTGTCAAACCCAACGTCCCGTGTTGAAGCAACACCGCAGGAAGTGACTAACTGGAGTCGTGGTAAGGCAATTATTGCCACGGGTAGTCCTTTCCCTAATACCACTTTTGAAGGTCAGTCTTTCGAGATTTCCCAGTGTAATAATAGCTATATCTTTCCAGGTATTGGTCTAGGTGTTTTAGCAGCACACGCGACAGGTATCAGCGATAATATGTTAATGGCTGCAAGCCAAGCACTTGCGGATATCTCAATGGAATATGAAAAAGTACCCGGTGCCATATTACCGCCTATTAAATTCATTAGAGAAATCAGTGAAAAAATAGCCTATGCAGTTGCCCTACAAGCGATTGAAGATAGATTGGCATTACCTGTAACGGCAGAAAATTTAGAACGTCGATTAAAAGCTAATTTCTGGTTACCAACATACCGCAACTATCGCCGTACTTCTTTCTAA
- a CDS encoding CaiB/BaiF CoA transferase family protein, with protein sequence MANLANTMTNCLDGLCVVDLTRNLPGPFATRLLADLGAEVIKIEPKNGDPARALGDLFTALNHGKTIEKVDFRDPEGIEAIKAHLKDADVMLDSFRPDVLEGMGLDAKTLHALNPKLVMVSITGYGMADGISDGSNDSQIKPHIKHNWANKAGHDINFMAMSGVLDQLKTATGEQAMPNIQFADLAGGSDTAVIALLAAVFSAQRTGKGRHVVVSMTHSLYQHMIMPKATGKLVKSFSGKNPKPQHDFLGGLLPCYRLYKTADERYMAVGSLELKFWQGLCEVLELPELKTKHWQMGVMPNTKDSQEAAQVVADKFASQPLAYWQRIFDSADVCVTPVLTLEEARAHPLFAHQDEHSATPGWQ encoded by the coding sequence ATGGCTAATTTAGCTAATACTATGACAAATTGCTTGGATGGATTGTGCGTCGTTGACTTGACGCGCAATCTCCCAGGACCTTTTGCCACCAGACTGCTTGCAGACTTAGGTGCTGAGGTTATCAAGATTGAGCCGAAAAATGGAGATCCTGCGCGTGCGTTGGGTGATTTGTTTACCGCACTCAATCACGGCAAGACAATTGAGAAAGTTGACTTTCGTGACCCTGAAGGTATTGAAGCTATCAAAGCGCATCTTAAAGATGCGGATGTGATGCTCGACAGTTTCCGCCCAGATGTGCTTGAAGGTATGGGACTGGACGCTAAGACCCTGCATGCTCTCAATCCAAAGCTGGTCATGGTATCGATTACTGGTTATGGCATGGCTGATGGAATATCTGACGGCAGTAACGACTCTCAAATTAAGCCGCATATTAAACATAATTGGGCTAACAAAGCTGGTCACGATATCAACTTTATGGCGATGAGCGGCGTGCTTGACCAGCTCAAGACTGCTACTGGTGAGCAGGCAATGCCTAATATCCAGTTTGCAGACTTGGCAGGCGGTAGTGACACGGCAGTGATTGCCCTTTTGGCCGCCGTGTTTTCAGCACAGCGTACCGGTAAAGGTCGTCATGTTGTAGTCAGTATGACGCACAGCTTATACCAGCATATGATCATGCCCAAAGCGACTGGGAAGCTGGTAAAAAGCTTCTCTGGTAAAAATCCAAAGCCGCAACATGACTTTTTAGGCGGATTATTGCCTTGTTATCGTTTATATAAAACAGCAGACGAGCGCTACATGGCAGTAGGTTCGCTAGAGTTGAAGTTTTGGCAAGGGTTGTGTGAAGTACTAGAATTGCCAGAGCTCAAAACCAAACACTGGCAAATGGGTGTCATGCCGAATACCAAAGACAGTCAAGAGGCGGCTCAAGTGGTCGCTGATAAGTTTGCTAGCCAGCCGCTTGCTTACTGGCAGCGGATCTTTGACTCAGCAGATGTTTGCGTTACCCCTGTGTTGACACTGGAGGAAGCCCGCGCGCATCCTTTATTTGCCCATCAAGATGAACATAGTGCTACACCAGGTTGGCAGTAA
- a CDS encoding esterase/lipase family protein translates to MKNRINRFQLLSTGAAITAISLLAMTSTSASASSSYYTCDAPTSCTKVDKRIFTSSYGATKYPMVLVHGFLGWNQLASSLDYFFGVPQTLITNGADVFTTKTSSVNSSEVRGEQLLKQVNYITAITGAKKVNLIGHSQGGLDSRYIATVASDKVASVTAVSSPHKGSKTSEYVLDNLINSDKPLNQLGAKVLTASVEAFGVSADILSGVPLDQLQDQNSLNFVTTTTTESSAAFNAKYPAPLPNTYCGQPPANNVMNGVEYYSWAGVSNITNVLDPSDYILALTGQTHEGIPNDGLVDNCSTRIGQVIRDNYRMNHLDTINQVLGLSSLLETNPLTVYRVQANRLKKSGV, encoded by the coding sequence ATGAAAAACAGGATTAATCGTTTCCAATTGCTATCAACGGGCGCCGCTATAACAGCCATAAGCCTACTAGCAATGACTTCTACATCAGCTTCTGCATCATCGTCATACTACACTTGTGACGCGCCGACGAGCTGTACTAAGGTCGATAAAAGAATATTCACTAGCAGCTACGGCGCTACTAAATATCCTATGGTATTAGTACATGGATTTTTGGGTTGGAACCAGCTTGCCAGTAGCTTAGATTATTTTTTTGGCGTGCCACAAACTCTAATCACAAACGGAGCGGATGTCTTTACCACTAAGACTTCTTCTGTCAATTCCTCTGAAGTCCGCGGTGAGCAGCTATTAAAACAAGTCAATTACATCACCGCCATTACTGGAGCGAAAAAAGTAAACTTGATTGGTCATAGTCAAGGTGGTCTTGATAGTCGCTATATTGCAACCGTTGCTTCTGATAAAGTCGCTTCTGTCACAGCGGTATCTAGTCCACACAAAGGTAGTAAGACGAGTGAATATGTGCTAGATAACCTGATAAACAGTGACAAGCCTCTAAATCAGTTAGGGGCTAAAGTATTGACCGCCAGTGTTGAGGCGTTTGGAGTGTCGGCAGACATACTATCCGGTGTACCGCTAGATCAACTACAAGACCAAAATAGTCTAAACTTCGTTACCACAACGACCACTGAAAGTAGTGCTGCTTTTAATGCTAAGTATCCAGCACCATTACCAAACACGTATTGTGGTCAACCACCAGCGAATAATGTGATGAACGGTGTTGAGTATTATTCATGGGCGGGTGTTAGTAATATAACTAACGTCTTAGATCCAAGCGATTATATTCTAGCATTGACTGGACAGACGCATGAAGGCATCCCCAACGATGGTCTAGTAGATAACTGTTCAACGCGTATAGGTCAAGTCATCCGTGATAACTACCGGATGAATCATTTAGATACTATTAATCAGGTTCTCGGTCTGAGCTCACTATTAGAAACCAATCCATTGACAGTTTACCGTGTCCAAGCAAATCGTTTAAAGAAATCAGGTGTTTAA
- a CDS encoding TetR/AcrR family transcriptional regulator: protein MKTTRSKPQLSADASTNHRVSKTNSKTNSTASKKEAQTKPLSLAPLSDMRPATLDKIEKAVRQLFAGHDASDITMIQIVNAANVSLQTLYKYFGDKQTVLYTIMDLVLGRLAARMMDHLQGIDSVEDRLRKTLWVCLDFVDTQPDAVMVLSKVSIARFHNIAIYKNKELINAFLSVLEDGQKRGVLVDTVPLHILFDVFMGFVSRLGIMQNIRQADTPLNANFDVLFGMLWRSMSKPEISAP from the coding sequence ATGAAAACCACTCGCTCAAAACCACAACTCAGTGCTGATGCGAGCACTAATCACAGAGTTAGCAAGACTAATAGTAAAACCAATAGTACAGCCTCCAAAAAAGAGGCTCAGACTAAACCCTTATCATTGGCTCCTTTATCCGATATGCGACCCGCCACTTTAGACAAAATAGAAAAAGCAGTACGCCAGTTATTTGCAGGTCATGATGCAAGCGATATCACTATGATACAGATTGTAAATGCTGCAAACGTATCGCTGCAAACGCTCTATAAATATTTTGGTGATAAGCAAACGGTGCTCTACACCATTATGGACTTGGTGCTGGGGAGGTTAGCGGCGAGAATGATGGATCATCTACAAGGCATTGACAGTGTGGAGGATCGCTTACGTAAGACATTGTGGGTATGTCTTGATTTTGTAGATACTCAACCTGACGCCGTGATGGTGCTATCTAAAGTATCGATAGCGCGTTTTCACAACATTGCTATTTATAAGAATAAAGAGCTTATTAATGCGTTTTTGAGTGTACTAGAGGATGGTCAAAAACGAGGGGTACTCGTTGATACAGTACCACTGCATATTCTATTTGATGTGTTTATGGGGTTCGTCAGTCGACTTGGCATTATGCAGAATATTCGTCAAGCAGATACGCCACTAAATGCAAATTTTGACGTTTTATTCGGTATGTTGTGGCGCTCGATGTCTAAGCCTGAAATATCGGCACCCTAA
- a CDS encoding acetyl-CoA C-acetyltransferase, producing the protein MTETAYIYESLRTPRGKGKKDGSLYQATPIWLVRTLLKEMQQRHNLDTSLVDDVVLGCVTPVGEQGSDIARIAIIDAGWDLSVAGLTLSRFCASGLESINLAAAKVMSGMEDMVVAGGVESMSRVPMGSDGGAWYMDPRVNEATHFVPQGVGADTIATLKGFSRTDVDEFATESHRRAANAWEQGYYDKSVVPVTDMNGMLLLDKDETIRPNTDVATLAGLNPSFIMPGKMGFDSVILDRYTTIENVNHVHHAGNSSGIVDGAALCLVGSAAAGRKAGLKPRAKITMASVIGSEPAIMLTGPTPACQKALDKAGMQASDIDLWEINEAFAAVPLNTANDFGISLDIVNVNGGAIAMGHPLGATGAMLMTTVLDELERRDLKTAMITLCVGGGMGIATIIERV; encoded by the coding sequence ATGACTGAGACTGCCTACATTTATGAGTCACTTCGCACGCCACGTGGCAAAGGAAAAAAAGATGGCTCGCTTTATCAAGCGACGCCTATTTGGCTAGTTCGCACTTTGTTAAAAGAGATGCAGCAGCGTCATAACTTAGACACCAGCTTAGTTGATGACGTGGTGCTTGGCTGTGTAACCCCTGTTGGCGAACAAGGCTCTGATATTGCCCGCATTGCGATCATTGATGCAGGCTGGGATCTGAGTGTGGCTGGTTTAACGCTGTCTCGGTTTTGCGCATCAGGTCTTGAGTCGATCAATCTGGCCGCTGCCAAAGTCATGTCAGGTATGGAGGACATGGTGGTCGCAGGTGGCGTAGAATCGATGAGCCGCGTCCCAATGGGTTCTGATGGTGGGGCATGGTATATGGATCCACGCGTCAACGAAGCCACTCACTTTGTCCCGCAAGGGGTTGGTGCAGATACTATAGCGACGCTCAAAGGCTTTAGTCGTACTGATGTCGATGAGTTTGCCACCGAATCGCATCGCCGTGCTGCTAACGCGTGGGAGCAAGGCTACTATGATAAATCAGTCGTCCCTGTTACCGATATGAATGGCATGCTGTTGTTAGACAAAGATGAAACCATTCGTCCAAACACCGATGTGGCAACCTTAGCTGGCCTTAACCCTTCTTTTATTATGCCGGGAAAAATGGGTTTTGATAGCGTTATCTTGGACAGATACACCACCATTGAAAACGTCAACCACGTCCATCACGCTGGTAACTCGTCAGGCATTGTCGATGGCGCTGCGCTTTGTTTAGTCGGTAGCGCCGCTGCTGGTCGCAAAGCTGGTCTAAAACCACGTGCCAAAATCACCATGGCTTCAGTCATCGGCTCAGAACCTGCCATTATGCTGACAGGTCCGACGCCTGCCTGTCAAAAAGCCCTCGATAAAGCGGGCATGCAAGCGTCAGATATTGACCTTTGGGAGATCAACGAAGCCTTTGCTGCCGTACCACTCAATACTGCCAACGACTTTGGCATCTCACTTGATATTGTCAACGTCAATGGTGGCGCTATCGCTATGGGTCATCCCCTTGGCGCGACAGGCGCGATGCTCATGACTACGGTACTTGACGAATTAGAACGTCGCGACCTAAAAACGGCGATGATCACCTTGTGCGTAGGCGGTGGTATGGGAATTGCGACTATCATTGAGCGCGTATAG